Below is a genomic region from Fusobacterium canifelinum.
ATTAGGAGTTTTAGGAGATTGGAATAATCCTTATCTAACTCTTGACCCTAGATTTGAAGCTAAACAATTAGAGTTATTTGGAGAAATCTATGAAAAAGGTTATATATTTAAAGGTTTAAAACCTGTTTACTGGTCGCCTGCAACAGAAACTGCCTTGGCAGAAGCAGAAATAGAATATTATGATCATACATCTCCTTCTATTTATGTGAGAATGCAAGCTAATAAAGATTTATTAGATAAAATAGGATTTAATGAAGATGCTTATGTCCTAATATGGACAACTACTCCATGGACCTTACCAGCAAATGTGGCTATATGTTTGAATGCAAACTTTGATTATGGACTATACAAGACAGAAAAAGGTAATTTAATACTTGCCAAAGATTTAGCAGAAAGTGCATTTAAAGATATAGGAATAGAAAATTTTGAGCTTATAAAAGAATTTAAAGGAAAAGATTTAGAATATACAACATATAAACATCCTTTCTTAGAAAGAACAGGACTTGTAATATTAGGTGACCATGTTACTGCTGATGCAGGTACAGGAGCAGTTCATACTGCACCAGGACATGGACAAGATGACTATGTTGTAGGACTTAACTATAAATTACCAGTTGTATCTCCAATTGACCATAGAGGTTGCTTAACAGAAGAAGCTGGAGAATTATTTAAAGGACTTGTTTATTCAGAAGCTAACAAAGCTATAATAAAACATTTAACAGAAACTGGTCATATATTAAAAATGCAAGAAATAAGCCACTCTTATCCACATGACTGGAGATCTAAAACTCCTGTTATCTTCAGAGCTACTGAACAATGGTTCATAAGAATGGAAGGTGGAGATTTAAGAGAAAAGACTTTAAAAGTTATTGATGAAATAAACTTTATACCAGCTTGGGGTAAAAATAGAATAGGTTCTATGATGGAAACAAGACCTGACTGGTGTATATCAAGACAAAGAGTATGGGGAGTTCCTATTCCAATATTCTATAATGATGAAACAAATGAAGAAATATTCCATAGAGAAATATTAGATAGAATTTGTGATTTAGTAAGAGAACATGGTTCTAATATTTGGGTTGAAAAAAGTCCAGAAGAATTAATAGGAGAAGAACTACTAGTTAAATATAATCTAAAAGGATTAAAATTAAGAAAAGAAACAAACATAATGGACGTTTGGTTCGATTCAGGAAGTAGCCATAGAGGAGTTTTAGAAGTTTGGGAAGGATTACATAGACCATGTGACTTATACCTTGAAGGTTCAGACCAACATAGAGGATGGTTCCATACTTCACTTTTAACATCAGTTTCTTCAACTGGAGATTCACCTTATAAGAGTGTATTAACTCACGGATTTGTTAATGATGGTGAAGGTAAGAAAATGTCTAAATCATTAGGAAACACAGTTTCTCCTGAAGATGTAATAAAGGTTTACGGTGCAGATATATTAAGACTTTGGTGTGGTTCTGTTGACTATAGAGATGATGTAAGAATATCTGATAATATAGTTAAACAAATGTCAGAAGCATATAGAAGAATAAGAAATACTGCAAGATATATACTTGGAAATAGCTATGATTTTAACCCAAAAACTGATAAAGTAGCATATAAAGATATGCTAGAAATAGATAAATGGGCTTTAAATAAATTAGAATTATTAAAGAGAAGTGTAACTGAAAGTTATGATAAATATGAATTCTTTAACTTATTCCAAGGTATACACTACTTTGCAGCAATAGATATGTCAGCTTTCTACTTAGATATAATAAAAGATAGACTTTATACTGAAAAGAAAGATTCTGTTGCAAGAAGAGCAGCACAAACAGTTATGTATGAAGTTTTAATGACTTTAACAAAAATGGTTGCACCAATACTTTCATTTACAGCAGAAGAAATCTGGGAAAGTTTACCAGCTGAAACAAGAGAATCAGAATCAATTTTCTTAGCAGATTGGTATGTAAATAATGATGAATATTTAAACCCAGAACTTGATGAAAAATGGCAACAAATAATAAAACTAAGAAAAGAAGTAAATAAAAAATTAGAAAAAGCTAGACAAGGTGAAAATAAAATAATAGGAAACTCTTTAGATGCAAAAGTTAGTCTATACACAGAAGACAATACTTTAAAAGAATTTATAAAAGAAAACTTAGAATTATTAGAAACAGTATTTATTGTTTCTGATATAGAAGTAGTAGAATCTGCTGATGGAAACTATACAGATGCAGAAGAAATAGAAAAATTAAAAATAAAAATTGCTCATGCAGATGGAGAAAAGTGTGAAAGATGTTGGAAATATGATGAGTTAAGAACTGACTCAGAACATCCTACACTTTGTCCAAGATGTGTAGCAGTATTGAAATAGGAGACAGTATGATTTATATATTCTTGTTCTTAATATTACTTATAATAGACCAGTACTCAAAGTTTATAGTAGATAGTACTCTATCTGTCGGAGAAACAGTACCTGTGATAGATGGTTTTTTCAATCTAACTTATGTACAAAATAGAGGAGTTGCTTTTGGTCTATTTCAAGGTAAGATAGACATAGTAAGTATTTTAGCAATAGTTGCAATAGGATTAATTTTATTCTATTTCTGTAAAAATTTTAAAAAGATAAGTTTTTTAGAAAGAATAGCTTATACTATGATATTTGCAGGAGCATTAGGAAATATGATAGATAGATTATTTAGAGCTTATGTAATAGATATGCTAGATTTTAGAGGTATTTGGTCTTTTATATTTAACTTTGCAGATGTTTGGATAAATATAGGTGTAATTTTGATAATAATAGAACATGTATTTTTCAATAGAAAAAAGAGGGTGAAATAAAGATGACATTTCAAGAAATAATTTTTTCTTTACAACAATTTTGGAGTTCTAAGGGTTGCATAATTGGTAACCCTTATGATATAGAAAAAGGAGCAGGTACATTCAATCCAAATACATTTTTAATGTCTTTAGGACCTGAACCTTGGAATGTGGCTTATGTAGAGCCATCAAGAAGACCAAAAGATGGAAGATATGGAGATAACCCTAATAGAGTTTATCAACATCATCAATTTCAAGTAATAATGAAACCATCTCCAACTAATATTCAAGAATTATATCTTGAAAGTTTAAGAGTCCTGGGAATAGAACCTGAAAAACATGATATAAGATTTGTTGAAGATGACTGGGAATCTCCTACTCTTGGAGCTTGGGGACTTGGTTGGGAAGTATGGTTAGATGGAATGGAAATAACTCAATTTACTTATTTTCAACAAGTTGGAGGATTAGAATTAGATGTAATCCCTGTTGAAATCACTTATGGTTTAGAAAGACTTGCACTATATATTCAAAACAAAGAAAATGTATATGATTTAGAATGGACTAAGGGTGTAAAATATGGAGATATGAGATACCAATTTGAATTTGAAAACTCAAAATATTCTTTTGAACTTGCTACTTTAGATAAACATTTTAAATGGTTTGATGAGTATGAAGAAGAAGCTAAAAAAATCTTGGATCAAGGTTTAGTTTTACCAGCTTATGACTATGTTTTAAAATGTTCTCATGCTTTTAACGTTTTAGATTCAAGAGGAGCTATTTCAACAACTGAAAGAATGGGATATATTTTAAGAGTTAGAAACTTAGCTAGAAGATGTGCAGAAGTATTTGTGGAAAATAGAAAGGCATTGGGTTACCCTCTTTTAAATAAAAAATAATACATTTTGGAAATGAGAATGTAATAAAAATAAGTGAGTTACATTCCAGATTTTAGGAGAAAAATTAAACAGAATGAGCCGAACAAATCTCGGCTTGTTTGAAGCCAACTTGTTGGCAAGTTTGCCGAATTTGTAGCGAATTCTTAATTTTTGTCCGTTAAGAAATCTGGCTAGTAACGAACTATTTTTATAAGTTTTTTTTAAAAGATTAAAGAAAGAGGAGGATATATAAAGTGGAATTATTATTTGAAATAGGAATGGAAGAAATACCTGCAAGATTTTTAAATCAAGCATTAGAAGATTTAAAGGCTAATTTTGAAAAAAAATTAAAAAATAATAGAATAAAATTTGATGGAGTAAGAACTTATGGAACGCCTAGAAGACTTGTTTTAGTTGCTGATAAAGTGGCAGAAATGCAAGAAGACTTAGATGAGTTAAATATAGGACCATCAAGAGAAAGAGCTTATAAAGATGGAGCTTTAACTAAAGCTGGAGAAGGTTTTTTAAAAGCACATAAAATAGAAGAAGACCAAGTTGAAATAATTAAAAATGATAAGGGAGAATATATAGCATTCAAAAGATTTTCAAAAGGAAAACCTACTGAGACTATTCTTCCAGAAATTTTAAAAGCTTTAGTTTTAGAAGAAACATTTCAAAAATCAATGAGATGGTCAGATAAAACAATTAGATTTGCAAGACCTATTGAATGGTTGTTAGCACTATATGGTGGTAAAGTAGTAGATTTTGAAATTGAAGGAATAAAGAGCTCTAATAAATCTAAGGGACATAGATTCTTTGGAAAAGAATTTGAAGTATCTTCTGTTGAAGATTATTTAAAGAAAATAAAAGAAAATAATGTAATTATTGATATTTCTGAAAGAAGAAAAATGATAGAAGAAATGATTAGTAAATCATTATTAGAAGATGAAAAAGCAGATGTAGATGAGGCTTTATTAGATGAAGTTACTAACTTAGTTGAACATCCATTTGCAATAGTTGGAACTTTCTCAGAAGAGTTCTTAGAAGTTCCACAAGAAGTTTTAATAATATCTATGAAAGTTCATCAAAGATATTTCCCGATTTTAAATAAAAAAGGAAAGCTACTTCCTAAATTTATAGTTATTAGAAATGGTATTGATTTTTCTGAAAATGTTAAAAAAGGTAATGAAAAAGTTTTATCTGCAAGACTTGCAGATGCTAGATTCTTCTATTATGAAGATTTAAAAACTCCATTAGACACTAATGTAGAAAAATTAAAAACAGTTGTATTCCAAAAAGATTTAGGAACTATTTATGCTAAAGTAAAAAGATGTGAAAAAATAGCTGAATTCTTAGTAGGAAAATTAAAATATAACTATATGAAAGAAGATATTTTAAGAACAGTAAAACTTGCTAAGGCAGACTTAGTTTCAAATATGATAAATGAAAAGGAATTCACAAAACTTCAAGGATTTATGGGAGAAAACTATGCTTTGAAGGCTGGTGAAGAAATAGGAGTTGCTCTAGGTATAAAAGAACACTATTACCCTAGATTCCAAGGAGATTTATTACCAAGTGGAATAGAAGGAATTATAACAGGAATTTCTGATAGAATAGATACATTAGTTGGTTGTTTTGGAGTAGGTTTAATCCCTACTGGTTCTAAGGATCCATTTGCTTTAAGAAGAACAGCTTTAGGTATTGTAAATATCATTATAAATGCAAATCTTGATATTTCATTAAAAGATTTAGTAAAAGTTTCATTAGATGCTTTAGAAGAAGATAAGGTTCTAAAAACAGATAGAGCAAAAGTTGAAGCTGATGTATTAGACTTCTTAAAACAAAGAATTATAAATGTATTTACAGATATGAAATACAGAAAAGATGTAATCTTAGCAGTTTTAGATAAAGATGCAGATAATATCACAACAGCTTTAGAAATAGTAAAAGTAATAACTGAAAAATTATCTAAGGATAAAATGCAAGCTCTTTTACAAGCTGTTAAGAGAGTATTTAACATAATGAAGGGTAGCAAAGATGTTACTATAAAAGAAAAATTATTCAAAACTGATATAGAAAAAACATTGTATACAGAATCAAAGAAAGTTGAAGAAGAAGTAGAAAAGGCTATAAAAGAAAAAGAATATGCTGATTACTTTGAAAAACTATTCACATTAGTTCCTACTATTGATAAGTACTTTGAAACTGTTATAGTAATGGATGAAGATAAAAATGTAAGAGATAATAGAATAGCTCAACTAACTTATATTATGAATTTATTTGGAAAAATAGCTATTTTAAATAAGTTAGATTAATGGAGGAAAAATGGACTCAAAGAGGATAGAAAATGCATTTATTGAAGTTGTAGAGGCTTTGGAGGATGTAGAATACAAGAAAGAATTAAAGGATACACCTAAAAGAATAGCAGATAGCTATAAGGAAATCTTTTATGGAATAGGTGTTGACCCCAAAGAAGTTTTAACAAGAACTTTTGAAATCAATAATAATGAGCTTATTATTGAGAAAAATATAGACTTCTACTCTATGTGTGAACACCATTTTCTACCTTTTTTTGGGACTATTTGTATAGCTTATATACCAAATAAAAAGATTTTTGGTTTTGGTGATATATTAAGGCTTATAGAAATTTTATCAAGAAGACCTCAGTTGCAAGAAAGACTTACAGAAGAAATAGCAAGATATATTTATGAAATATTAGATTGTCAAGGTGTCTATGTAGTTATTGAAGCAAAACATTTATGTATGACTATGAGAGGTCAGAAAAAAGAGAATACTAAGATTTTGACAACTTCTGCAAAAGGTATATTTGAAACTGATATAAATAAAAAAATGGAAGTTTTGACACTATTAAAATAAAGTATGGTTAAAACTAATCTTAAAAGAAAGGTAAGAATATGGATTTAAATAATTATTCTTTAGTAAGTAAAAATTATGAAAAATCCCTTGATTTAGAGTATAAAAAAAATAAAGGGATCTTTTATACAGATGTAGAGTTAGCAAATAGAATAATTGATTTTTTAGATATACCGAAAGACTGTGTAATTTTAGATCCATGTTGTGGAACAGGGAATTTTTTGGTTGCAGCTAGAAATCGAGGTTATCAAAAGACATATGGAGCTGATATTGATAAAAAAGCTATTTCCTTATCTAAAAAGAATACAAATGTAACTAATTTAAAAGTTATAGATACTCTTGCGAATAAAGCTAATTATGTTCTAAATAAATTAAAATTAAAAGAACAAGTAGATGTTATCGTAGGCAATCCCCCTTATGCACCTATTGTAAAAGATATTATAATTGATACTTCTGATTATTTGTTTTTAAGAGAGGTAAAAGACTCAGGAAGTAATTTATTTATCGCGGCATTGTATAGGGCATTTGATTTGGTAAAAGAAAGTGGAATTATATCTTATGTAATACCTAAAAACTTTTTACATGTGTCATCTTATAAAATATTAAGAAAGATGATATTAAGTGAAAAGCAAATAATTTCAATCGTAGACATAGGGAAAAAATTTAAAAATGTTAGAGGAGAGCAAATTATACTGACATTAAGGAATAAATTTTTAAAAAATAATAATATTCACATATATGGATATGAAAATAACAAAATTATAAAAAAACTTGAAGTACCTCAAAATTTTTATAAAGATGAAATTTTATTATTTGGAAATGAAGAAGACTTTTCAATTTTTAAAAAGCTAGAAGGAGCATACCAAAAATTTAGTGATATATGTACGGGCTATGTTGGTAGAGGTAGATCTAAGTCAGATACAGCAATAATAGGCAAAGATATTAGAAAATTTTCATTTAAAAATATTGAAGTACCTAAAAAAGGGAATAGGGTATTTATACAAAATATTTATAGTGCAGAATCTGGTATTATAGCTAGTTTTGCTGGTGAGTTAGAAGCTGCAGAAACTGTAACTATTTTTACTGATGGCGATGAAAAAATGTGTAGGTATATACTTGGATTTTTACACTCAAGGTTATGTAATTATTATTTACTTAAGTTTTGTTTTAATAATTCAAAACTTACAATGCATACAGATGCTAAATATTTAAAAAAATTACCATTAGTTAAAGATTCCAAAACATTTTTAAAAGTGATTAGCATTGTAAAATCTTTAGAAAAAATTGATTATATGAGTGAAGAATGGTTTGAGATGCTTGAGTCATTGAATAATTTAATATATAAAATTTATGGTATTGATGAAAATGAAAAAAATTATATAGATTTTCAAATGAAAAGCATTCAATCTAAGAGGTGGAATAGTGATTAATGATAGTAAAAGATGTAATAATTTAAGTGGAAAAGAATGGCTTCAGAATTCTTTTAGTATATGGAGAAATCTAATAAAAACCAAAGAAGAAAAAGACTTGAAACACCCTGCTTCATATCCAGTTTCTTTATGTGAAAAATTAATAAAAACATTTTCAAAAAGTGATTCAATAATAATAGATCCATTTAATGGAATTGGCTCAAGTCTTGTTGCAGCACATAATTTAGGATACAAAGCTGTAGGCATAGATTTATCAGAAGAATTCTGTGAAATTGCAGAACAAAGAATTAAAAATGATAAGAATATAAAAGTTATTAATGGAGATAGCTTTAATGAATTAGATAAATTTGAAGAAAATACTTTTGATTTATGTATAACATCACCACCATATTGGGATATTTTAAATATGAAAAGAAGTGTTGATGGTAAAGAAAATATTAATTATTCTAAAAAGAAAAATGATATAGGAAATATAACAGAATATCAAAATTTTATATGTGAATTAGGAAAGCTTTTTTTTAAAGTAAATCGAGTTTTGAAGTCAGGGGCTTATTGCTTAGTAAATGTTATGGATATTAGAAAGAAGAGTGAGTTTTATCCACTTCATAGTGATTTAGCAATTGAATTACAAAAACATGGCTATATATTTGATGATATTATTATATGGGATAGACAACAGGATTATAATAATATGAAACCATTGGGCTATCCTTATAAATATAGAATAAATAAAGTGCATGAATATATATTAATTTTTATAAAGAAATAAGGGGATGAATTATATGCAATTAATATTTGGAGAAAAAAATAAAGTATGCTTTACTAATGATGCTGATTTTTATTTATGTTTAGGATTTTTATTAAATAGCTCTAAAGGAATTAGATTTGACTGGGAAGTCTATGATAATAAATGGGGGATAGAAGGAAGAATATGGATTACTAATTCTTCTAATGCACCATTATCACTAAGGAATGCATTTAGCAAAGGAACAGATACTGTAGATAACAGATTAAATTGCAATGAATATATTTCGTACTTATATAAGAATTTTGGAATTATAAATGGGAGAAATCAAAATTTAAATAATATTTCAAGTAGAGTACCAGCACAATACTTGAAAGACTTTAACAGAGGATTAACTTTATAATAAATGGAGGAATAATATGGGAAATCTAAATGATTTTTTAAATTTTTTAAGAAAAACGAATCAAAGTATATTTATTGAGGCTGAAGCAAGAGAAGATAAAATGACTAATTTTATCAAAAAATATAATACTAACTATAGTGAAAGTATAAATTTAAATTCAGATGGGATATGTTTATTAGGAGATGTTGATAAAAGGGGAGTAGAACTTAGAATTTACTTTAATGATTTGACAGGGATTCCTCCTTATTGGAATAGTAGAAAGTATGATAATAAAATATATCGTTCAGGTAAGTTTGCTTATAGATTAGATGATAATGAATTAGGACATTTTTTATTTTCTAATGGATACCATATAGGGGCTAACTAAGCATGGAGTGTAAATAAATGAATATAGAAATGTCTTATCTTTTGGGGATGATATGTGGAAATGGTGAAATACAGAGAACTTCTATGAATACAATAGTTTCCATTGATATACCTCATAAAAAATTAGAAACAGAAGAGATTCATGATGTAAAACTTTATGTAAAAGCAAGTATAGCAGATATTAGAAATATAATTGAACCTTTAATAGGAGCAGGGCTTACCTTTATTCAAAAGCCCTCATCAACGATTTTATCTTTTATAAAACCTAATACAGATTATTTGATAAGAGAAATTAATAGGTTTGTAGGAAATGCTGTTTCACATAATGATATATCTATACATTCAGATATTTTTAGTTGTACTTTGGATGAGCGAAAAGAATTTTTAAAAGGTTTTGCAGATGTTACTGGTTATATAAGAAGAAGTAATGCATATTTCAATAAATATGAACATAGGGTATATCTTGAAATACCAAATAATTGGCAAATGGTAATAGATATATGTAATCTATTGAAATCAGTAGATATCCCAGTTCAAAGTATTGACTGGGCACATCCTAATATGCGTGATGGAAATTTAAAAAAATATAATGCTGGAGAAATTAATTTTTGGAAAAAAGAACATCAAATTAAAATATGGGCAAATGAATTTATTACAATTGGCTTTGGAATTATTCATAAACAACAGGCATTAGAAATGTTTTCTGATGAATTAATTGTCGCATATATAGGACTTAATAAAAATTTACAAAAGAAAACTCATAAATATTATTGGGAATCAAAAAGAAAAAGTAATAAAATAAAACCAATTCATCCAAGTGAAAATGATGAACTTATACCATTAAAAATTAGAGGAAAACATTTTGATTCTTGGGTAGAAATAGCAAAGGAACTAGGGTATTATGAATAAAAGTAATGTAAAGAGTGAGTTTGAACTTTACTTACCAATGAAAAATTGGCTTCAAGAGTATTTAGAAAATAAATATAAAGGATATAAAATAATTACTGTTGACTCTCATGCAGAAAAATTAGATAAGGTCTTAGCTAAGTTTAATATAACAAATGAGCTTGCAGTTGGAGTAGATATTCAAATTGATATTTTAGGAATTGCTAGAAGGGGAAATTTGGTAAAATTATTTTTTATAGAAGCCAAGAAAACTAATTTAACATTACGAGATTTAGGGCAATTATGGGCTTATTGTAAATTAATAAATCCAGAAGAAGCATTCTTAATAACTTCAGCAGGTCTTGGAACTTTAAATAAAATATTAAATACTCTTAAACGAGAGGATTTACTAGATTATGGAGATGGAAAATTTATAAAGAAAATGAAAATTACTATTTGGAATTTATCTTCTAATAGTCCAGATTTATCAT
It encodes:
- the ileS gene encoding isoleucine--tRNA ligase; protein product: MNDKEYTSTLHLPKTDFQMKANLPNKEPKYIKKWTEEKIYEKGLEKNKNGESFILHDGPPYANGNTHIGHALNKILKDIIIKYKTFRGYRSPYVPGWDTHGLPIELQVVKEVGLAKAREMSALEIRQLCEKYARKWVGIQKEQFIRLGVLGDWNNPYLTLDPRFEAKQLELFGEIYEKGYIFKGLKPVYWSPATETALAEAEIEYYDHTSPSIYVRMQANKDLLDKIGFNEDAYVLIWTTTPWTLPANVAICLNANFDYGLYKTEKGNLILAKDLAESAFKDIGIENFELIKEFKGKDLEYTTYKHPFLERTGLVILGDHVTADAGTGAVHTAPGHGQDDYVVGLNYKLPVVSPIDHRGCLTEEAGELFKGLVYSEANKAIIKHLTETGHILKMQEISHSYPHDWRSKTPVIFRATEQWFIRMEGGDLREKTLKVIDEINFIPAWGKNRIGSMMETRPDWCISRQRVWGVPIPIFYNDETNEEIFHREILDRICDLVREHGSNIWVEKSPEELIGEELLVKYNLKGLKLRKETNIMDVWFDSGSSHRGVLEVWEGLHRPCDLYLEGSDQHRGWFHTSLLTSVSSTGDSPYKSVLTHGFVNDGEGKKMSKSLGNTVSPEDVIKVYGADILRLWCGSVDYRDDVRISDNIVKQMSEAYRRIRNTARYILGNSYDFNPKTDKVAYKDMLEIDKWALNKLELLKRSVTESYDKYEFFNLFQGIHYFAAIDMSAFYLDIIKDRLYTEKKDSVARRAAQTVMYEVLMTLTKMVAPILSFTAEEIWESLPAETRESESIFLADWYVNNDEYLNPELDEKWQQIIKLRKEVNKKLEKARQGENKIIGNSLDAKVSLYTEDNTLKEFIKENLELLETVFIVSDIEVVESADGNYTDAEEIEKLKIKIAHADGEKCERCWKYDELRTDSEHPTLCPRCVAVLK
- the lspA gene encoding signal peptidase II, producing the protein MIYIFLFLILLIIDQYSKFIVDSTLSVGETVPVIDGFFNLTYVQNRGVAFGLFQGKIDIVSILAIVAIGLILFYFCKNFKKISFLERIAYTMIFAGALGNMIDRLFRAYVIDMLDFRGIWSFIFNFADVWINIGVILIIIEHVFFNRKKRVK
- the glyQ gene encoding glycine--tRNA ligase subunit alpha yields the protein MTFQEIIFSLQQFWSSKGCIIGNPYDIEKGAGTFNPNTFLMSLGPEPWNVAYVEPSRRPKDGRYGDNPNRVYQHHQFQVIMKPSPTNIQELYLESLRVLGIEPEKHDIRFVEDDWESPTLGAWGLGWEVWLDGMEITQFTYFQQVGGLELDVIPVEITYGLERLALYIQNKENVYDLEWTKGVKYGDMRYQFEFENSKYSFELATLDKHFKWFDEYEEEAKKILDQGLVLPAYDYVLKCSHAFNVLDSRGAISTTERMGYILRVRNLARRCAEVFVENRKALGYPLLNKK
- the glyS gene encoding glycine--tRNA ligase subunit beta; protein product: MELLFEIGMEEIPARFLNQALEDLKANFEKKLKNNRIKFDGVRTYGTPRRLVLVADKVAEMQEDLDELNIGPSRERAYKDGALTKAGEGFLKAHKIEEDQVEIIKNDKGEYIAFKRFSKGKPTETILPEILKALVLEETFQKSMRWSDKTIRFARPIEWLLALYGGKVVDFEIEGIKSSNKSKGHRFFGKEFEVSSVEDYLKKIKENNVIIDISERRKMIEEMISKSLLEDEKADVDEALLDEVTNLVEHPFAIVGTFSEEFLEVPQEVLIISMKVHQRYFPILNKKGKLLPKFIVIRNGIDFSENVKKGNEKVLSARLADARFFYYEDLKTPLDTNVEKLKTVVFQKDLGTIYAKVKRCEKIAEFLVGKLKYNYMKEDILRTVKLAKADLVSNMINEKEFTKLQGFMGENYALKAGEEIGVALGIKEHYYPRFQGDLLPSGIEGIITGISDRIDTLVGCFGVGLIPTGSKDPFALRRTALGIVNIIINANLDISLKDLVKVSLDALEEDKVLKTDRAKVEADVLDFLKQRIINVFTDMKYRKDVILAVLDKDADNITTALEIVKVITEKLSKDKMQALLQAVKRVFNIMKGSKDVTIKEKLFKTDIEKTLYTESKKVEEEVEKAIKEKEYADYFEKLFTLVPTIDKYFETVIVMDEDKNVRDNRIAQLTYIMNLFGKIAILNKLD
- the folE gene encoding GTP cyclohydrolase I FolE — translated: MDSKRIENAFIEVVEALEDVEYKKELKDTPKRIADSYKEIFYGIGVDPKEVLTRTFEINNNELIIEKNIDFYSMCEHHFLPFFGTICIAYIPNKKIFGFGDILRLIEILSRRPQLQERLTEEIARYIYEILDCQGVYVVIEAKHLCMTMRGQKKENTKILTTSAKGIFETDINKKMEVLTLLK
- a CDS encoding HsdM family class I SAM-dependent methyltransferase, whose amino-acid sequence is MDLNNYSLVSKNYEKSLDLEYKKNKGIFYTDVELANRIIDFLDIPKDCVILDPCCGTGNFLVAARNRGYQKTYGADIDKKAISLSKKNTNVTNLKVIDTLANKANYVLNKLKLKEQVDVIVGNPPYAPIVKDIIIDTSDYLFLREVKDSGSNLFIAALYRAFDLVKESGIISYVIPKNFLHVSSYKILRKMILSEKQIISIVDIGKKFKNVRGEQIILTLRNKFLKNNNIHIYGYENNKIIKKLEVPQNFYKDEILLFGNEEDFSIFKKLEGAYQKFSDICTGYVGRGRSKSDTAIIGKDIRKFSFKNIEVPKKGNRVFIQNIYSAESGIIASFAGELEAAETVTIFTDGDEKMCRYILGFLHSRLCNYYLLKFCFNNSKLTMHTDAKYLKKLPLVKDSKTFLKVISIVKSLEKIDYMSEEWFEMLESLNNLIYKIYGIDENEKNYIDFQMKSIQSKRWNSD
- a CDS encoding DNA methyltransferase translates to MINDSKRCNNLSGKEWLQNSFSIWRNLIKTKEEKDLKHPASYPVSLCEKLIKTFSKSDSIIIDPFNGIGSSLVAAHNLGYKAVGIDLSEEFCEIAEQRIKNDKNIKVINGDSFNELDKFEENTFDLCITSPPYWDILNMKRSVDGKENINYSKKKNDIGNITEYQNFICELGKLFFKVNRVLKSGAYCLVNVMDIRKKSEFYPLHSDLAIELQKHGYIFDDIIIWDRQQDYNNMKPLGYPYKYRINKVHEYILIFIKK